One Candidatus Binatia bacterium DNA window includes the following coding sequences:
- a CDS encoding ATPase → MADLARELERLDGRPYPAYRDLRGRPFPVGSYRIVLDHVQGDPFASPSRVRVEVPPELLRLPSSALSGRDARRAAADFFHRRLLRSLREEAGRAGSGKSGLLEICPVGQEVLERTAVRLEPGGRATLRLLAGLPAAGRRILGREAARLLTEKLPRALDRALLPRTYDAGALARHVAAVEDQTALRAELDAKGLVAFLAEGAILPRKSGADDRPMEGALPLEVSPSLAVELEAPHAGRLRGLGIPRGVTLIVGGGYHGKSTLLAALASGVYDHVPGDGREFCVTVPGAVVVRAEDGRSVRGVDLRAFISRLPLGRPTDRFETDDASGSTSQAAAILEALEVGATCLLVDEDTAATNFMIRDARMRRLVPPSAEPITPYIDRVRQLARELGVSSVLVVGGAGDYLDVADTVIQMQDYRPLDVTEKARQVARELPLGEAAPHPPGPWPSPPPRVPDPRSFDPSRGRREERVRSVKTRSIEFGTEEIDVSLLAQLVDPAQCRAIGDVLLLFSRGLCDGKKTLAELLDLVDRRIEDEGLESVTQRGFGDRARPRRFEIAGAVNRLRTLRIR, encoded by the coding sequence ATGGCAGACCTCGCCCGCGAGCTCGAGCGCCTCGACGGCCGTCCGTACCCGGCCTACCGGGACCTCCGGGGCCGGCCGTTCCCCGTGGGGTCCTACCGGATCGTCCTCGATCACGTCCAGGGCGACCCTTTCGCGTCCCCGAGCAGGGTCAGGGTCGAGGTCCCTCCGGAACTGCTCCGCCTCCCGAGCTCGGCGCTCTCGGGACGCGACGCCCGGAGGGCTGCGGCGGACTTTTTTCACCGGCGCCTCCTGCGCTCGCTGCGCGAGGAGGCGGGAAGGGCCGGCAGCGGAAAGAGCGGACTCCTCGAGATCTGCCCGGTAGGGCAGGAAGTGCTCGAACGAACCGCCGTACGTCTCGAGCCGGGAGGTCGCGCCACGCTGCGTCTTCTCGCCGGACTTCCGGCCGCGGGACGCCGGATCCTGGGACGCGAGGCGGCGCGCCTTCTCACCGAAAAGCTCCCCCGCGCCCTCGACCGCGCACTCCTGCCCCGAACGTACGATGCCGGGGCGCTCGCGCGCCACGTGGCCGCCGTCGAGGACCAGACGGCTCTCCGGGCCGAGCTCGATGCGAAAGGCCTCGTCGCCTTTCTCGCCGAGGGCGCCATCCTTCCGAGAAAAAGCGGCGCCGACGACCGTCCAATGGAAGGTGCACTTCCCCTCGAAGTGTCCCCGAGCCTCGCCGTCGAGCTCGAAGCGCCGCACGCGGGAAGGCTCCGCGGCCTCGGCATTCCGCGGGGCGTCACGTTGATCGTGGGCGGCGGCTACCACGGAAAGTCGACGCTCCTTGCCGCCCTCGCCTCCGGTGTCTACGACCACGTACCCGGCGACGGCCGGGAGTTCTGCGTGACCGTACCGGGAGCCGTCGTCGTGCGCGCCGAAGACGGCCGCTCGGTGCGCGGCGTGGACCTGCGTGCCTTCATCTCGCGCCTGCCCCTCGGCCGGCCGACCGACCGCTTCGAGACGGACGACGCGTCGGGCTCGACGTCGCAGGCCGCGGCGATCCTCGAGGCGCTCGAGGTCGGGGCGACCTGCCTTCTCGTCGACGAGGACACGGCCGCCACGAATTTCATGATCCGGGACGCGAGGATGAGACGGCTCGTTCCACCCTCGGCCGAGCCCATCACGCCCTACATCGACCGCGTGCGACAGCTCGCCCGGGAGCTCGGTGTTTCCTCGGTGCTCGTCGTGGGCGGCGCGGGCGACTACCTCGACGTGGCCGACACGGTGATCCAGATGCAGGACTACCGTCCGCTCGACGTGACGGAAAAGGCGCGTCAGGTCGCCCGGGAACTCCCCCTCGGCGAAGCGGCACCGCATCCGCCCGGTCCCTGGCCCTCCCCGCCGCCGCGCGTCCCGGATCCTCGAAGCTTCGACCCGAGCCGCGGACGGCGCGAAGAAAGGGTCCGGAGCGTGAAGACACGCAGCATCGAGTTCGGCACCGAGGAAATCGACGTCTCGCTCCTCGCCCAGCTCGTCGACCCAGCCCAGTGCCGGGCCATCGGGGACGTCCTCCTCCTTTTCTCCCGCGGGCTCTGCGACGGGAAAAAAACCCTCGCCGAGCTTCTCGACCTCGTCGACCGGCGGATCGAAGACGAAGGTCTCGAGAGCGTGACGCAGCGAGGCTTCGGAGACCGCGCGCGTCCGAGAAGGTTCGAGATCGCGGGGGCCGTGAACCGCCTGCGGACGCTCCGGATCCGGTGA
- the pfkA gene encoding ATP-dependent 6-phosphofructokinase 1, with protein MRKIGVLCSGGDAPGMNAAIRAVVRRAASLELETTGIRNGYAGLLRGELVPLGPRDVGNIVQFGGTILGTARSREFYRPEGRARAAQVLREAGIEGLVVIGGDGSYRGAQLLAAEHGIHVVGIPGTIDNDIPGTDATIGFDTAVNTALDAIDRLRDTAEALGRLFFVEVMGRSTGFLAAHVALAGGADQVLVPEVPTDIEALCRRIRDEVGKKKRSAIVVVAEGDDAGGAVDIARRIKDDLSIDSRVCVLGHIQRGGKPTARDRILAARLGARAVEALAAGRSGVAVGERKGVVVEVPFDEVFREQKPLELEFVDLAEKLSG; from the coding sequence GTGCGCAAAATCGGCGTTCTCTGTAGCGGCGGCGACGCGCCCGGAATGAACGCCGCCATCCGTGCCGTCGTCCGGCGCGCCGCGAGTCTCGAACTCGAGACCACGGGCATCCGGAACGGCTACGCCGGCCTTTTGCGGGGGGAGCTCGTACCGCTCGGGCCGCGCGACGTGGGGAACATCGTCCAGTTCGGCGGCACGATCCTCGGCACGGCGAGAAGCCGGGAGTTCTACCGGCCCGAAGGCCGCGCCCGGGCCGCGCAAGTGCTCCGGGAAGCGGGGATCGAGGGGCTCGTCGTGATCGGGGGGGACGGAAGTTACCGCGGCGCGCAGCTCCTGGCAGCCGAGCACGGGATCCACGTCGTCGGGATTCCCGGGACGATCGACAACGACATCCCCGGCACGGACGCGACGATCGGTTTCGACACGGCCGTCAACACGGCACTCGACGCGATCGACCGGCTCCGGGACACGGCCGAGGCACTCGGGAGGCTTTTCTTCGTGGAGGTGATGGGGCGATCGACGGGGTTTCTCGCGGCCCACGTGGCGCTCGCCGGCGGTGCCGATCAGGTCCTGGTGCCGGAAGTGCCGACGGACATCGAAGCGCTTTGCCGGAGAATCCGCGACGAAGTCGGCAAGAAAAAGCGGAGCGCCATCGTCGTCGTGGCCGAAGGGGACGACGCGGGCGGCGCGGTCGACATCGCCCGCCGTATCAAGGACGACCTCTCGATCGACTCGCGGGTCTGCGTGCTGGGCCACATCCAGCGTGGCGGCAAGCCCACGGCCCGGGACCGGATCCTGGCCGCGCGGCTCGGCGCGAGGGCGGTCGAAGCGCTCGCCGCGGGGAGGAGCGGCGTGGCGGTCGGCGAACGAAAGGGAGTCGTCGTGGAGGTTCCCTTCGACGAGGTCTTCCGGGAGCAAAAACCACTCGAGCTCGAGTTCGTCGACCTTGCCGAGAAGCTCTCGGGCTGA
- the infA gene encoding translation initiation factor IF-1 — MARDDLIEIGGTVTEVMAGGHFRVKGDNGQEYIARIGGRMRRMHIRVIPGDHVTVAVSPYDPTHGLIVYRN; from the coding sequence ATGGCCAGAGACGACCTGATCGAAATCGGCGGAACCGTCACCGAAGTCATGGCGGGCGGGCACTTCCGTGTAAAAGGCGACAACGGGCAGGAATACATCGCCCGGATCGGGGGCCGCATGCGCCGGATGCACATCCGCGTGATCCCGGGCGACCACGTCACCGTGGCCGTGTCCCCGTACGACCCGACGCACGGTCTGATCGTTTATCGCAACTAG
- a CDS encoding ribokinase: MRGAEKTLDVLGVGGNTLDHLCVVRGPVPPDAKSRLLRLERQPGGQVPTALVALRRWGLRTAYLGSFGDDEAGRISLESLRSEGVEVGIPLVRKGVRNQESIILVDAVTGQRTVLWNRPGELGLRVHELSRETVSSARLLLLDGYDSEVALEAASWARESGTLVMVDLDVPDSKTEELLRRTDLAVVSREFLERFADTRDLRTALRRIARLGPPVAAVTLGAGGSLALAEGHFLFVPALRERVVDSTGAGDVFHAGCAYGVLAGWTLAETLRFANAAAALACRRLGARAGIPSLEEAKSRAGLSLDSGAKGW; this comes from the coding sequence GTGAGAGGTGCCGAGAAAACGCTCGACGTACTCGGAGTCGGGGGGAACACGCTCGACCACCTCTGCGTCGTTCGGGGTCCCGTGCCACCGGACGCGAAGTCCCGCCTTCTCCGCCTCGAAAGACAGCCCGGCGGACAGGTCCCGACGGCCCTCGTGGCGCTCCGGCGCTGGGGGCTGCGGACGGCTTACCTCGGAAGCTTCGGAGACGACGAAGCGGGCCGCATCTCGCTCGAGTCGCTCCGGTCCGAGGGGGTCGAAGTCGGAATACCCCTCGTCCGCAAAGGCGTGCGGAATCAGGAGTCGATCATCCTGGTCGACGCGGTCACGGGACAGAGGACGGTCCTCTGGAACCGTCCGGGCGAGCTGGGGCTCCGGGTGCACGAGCTATCGAGGGAGACCGTCTCTTCCGCCCGGCTTCTCCTGCTCGACGGCTACGACTCCGAGGTGGCCCTCGAGGCGGCCTCCTGGGCCAGAGAAAGCGGAACTCTCGTCATGGTGGACCTGGACGTCCCCGACTCGAAGACCGAGGAGTTGCTGCGGCGGACGGACCTGGCCGTCGTCTCCCGGGAATTCCTCGAGCGGTTCGCGGACACACGAGACCTTCGCACGGCTCTCCGGCGGATCGCGCGGCTCGGGCCCCCGGTCGCCGCCGTGACGCTCGGTGCCGGCGGCAGTCTCGCGCTCGCCGAAGGGCATTTTCTTTTCGTGCCTGCGCTCCGCGAGCGCGTCGTGGACTCGACGGGAGCGGGCGACGTTTTCCATGCGGGCTGTGCCTACGGGGTGCTCGCCGGCTGGACGCTCGCCGAAACGTTGCGCTTTGCGAACGCAGCAGCGGCCCTTGCGTGCCGGCGGCTCGGAGCTCGTGCCGGAATTCCTTCCCTCGAAGAAGCGAAATCGCGGGCAGGCCTCTCGCTCGACTCGGGCGCGAAAGGTTGGTAA
- a CDS encoding cyclase yields the protein MRRARIRRRLWLYVWLWLAVPPAFGFDEEKLLDLTYPFDENTVYWPTSLPFRLETVHEGKTAGGFYYAAKNFCAAEHGGTHMDAPAHFARGKRTAGEIPLRLLVGPAVVVDVRKKAEENPDYALRVEDLLGWEEQHGRIPRGAVVLLSSGWGSRWPDRARYLGSAEPGDTKNLHFPGFSVEAARWLVRERDIDAVGVDTASVDPGPSRDFPAHRVFAEAEKPVFENVANVDRLPPRGALFLAFPMKIREGTGAPARIVALLP from the coding sequence ATGCGCCGGGCTCGGATCCGTCGTCGACTTTGGCTTTACGTCTGGCTCTGGCTCGCGGTACCCCCCGCTTTCGGCTTCGACGAAGAGAAGCTCCTCGACCTCACCTACCCGTTCGACGAAAACACGGTCTACTGGCCCACCTCGCTTCCCTTCCGGCTCGAGACCGTCCACGAAGGGAAGACGGCCGGAGGTTTCTACTACGCCGCGAAGAACTTCTGTGCCGCGGAGCACGGCGGCACGCACATGGACGCGCCGGCGCATTTCGCCCGTGGCAAGCGTACAGCGGGTGAGATCCCGCTCCGTCTTCTCGTGGGCCCGGCGGTCGTCGTCGACGTGAGGAAAAAGGCCGAGGAGAACCCGGACTACGCTCTCCGGGTCGAAGACCTCCTCGGCTGGGAGGAACAGCACGGCCGCATCCCCCGCGGAGCCGTGGTCCTTCTCTCGAGTGGGTGGGGAAGCCGCTGGCCCGACCGGGCGCGCTACCTCGGCAGCGCCGAGCCCGGCGACACGAAAAACCTCCACTTTCCGGGGTTTTCGGTCGAAGCCGCGCGCTGGCTCGTCCGGGAGCGCGACATCGACGCGGTCGGGGTCGATACGGCGAGCGTCGACCCGGGACCCTCGCGCGACTTCCCGGCGCACCGCGTGTTCGCCGAAGCCGAAAAGCCCGTCTTCGAGAACGTGGCCAATGTGGACCGGCTACCTCCGCGGGGAGCGCTCTTTCTGGCTTTCCCGATGAAGATCCGGGAAGGTACGGGAGCACCCGCACGGATCGTCGCCCTCCTTCCTTGA
- a CDS encoding peptidase T encodes MPRRPVLLVHGGAGRKPRTAVDEIRAALVRAVRAGWDVLARGGPALDAVTESVRILEDDPHFNAGYGSVLTSEGTVETDASVMDGESLRAGACGATSGVKNPVLLARALAEDGRHVLIVGEAARRFAERAGLSVCAPGDLVAPEPKTTGSGTVGAVALDIRGHVAAATSTGGKSGKLPGRVGDSAVPGAGTYADDAAGAASATGDGETILRLGLTRLLVHDLGEGLHPQEASRRVVRLLGERLGGEGGVVAVDVLGRIGYACNTEHMSVAWMVPNAKEPEVRP; translated from the coding sequence ATGCCCCGGAGGCCCGTACTCCTCGTGCACGGCGGAGCCGGACGGAAACCTCGCACGGCGGTCGACGAGATCCGTGCGGCTCTCGTCCGGGCCGTCCGGGCCGGGTGGGACGTCCTCGCGCGAGGGGGGCCGGCTCTGGACGCCGTCACGGAGTCGGTTCGCATCCTCGAAGACGACCCCCATTTCAACGCCGGCTACGGCTCCGTGCTCACGTCCGAGGGGACGGTCGAGACGGACGCCTCGGTCATGGACGGGGAGAGCCTTCGCGCCGGCGCGTGCGGGGCCACGAGCGGGGTGAAAAACCCGGTTCTTCTGGCGCGCGCGCTGGCCGAGGACGGCCGGCACGTCCTCATCGTGGGAGAAGCAGCGAGACGGTTCGCCGAACGCGCCGGGCTCTCGGTCTGCGCCCCGGGCGACCTCGTAGCGCCGGAACCGAAGACCACGGGGTCGGGAACCGTCGGTGCCGTGGCGCTCGACATCCGCGGGCACGTGGCTGCCGCGACCTCCACGGGCGGAAAGTCGGGAAAGCTCCCGGGGCGAGTGGGCGACTCCGCCGTTCCGGGTGCGGGAACCTACGCCGACGATGCGGCCGGGGCGGCTTCCGCCACCGGCGACGGCGAGACGATCCTCCGTCTTGGCTTGACGCGGCTTCTCGTGCACGACCTCGGCGAGGGGCTCCACCCGCAGGAAGCCTCCCGGCGTGTCGTCCGCCTTCTCGGCGAGCGGCTGGGGGGCGAGGGGGGCGTCGTGGCGGTCGACGTCCTCGGAAGAATCGGATACGCTTGCAACACCGAGCACATGTCCGTCGCTTGGATGGTACCGAACGCGAAGGAGCCGGAGGTTCGCCCGTGA
- the mutS2 gene encoding endonuclease MutS2 — translation MRQHDLDALEFPALLERLSGFARSPAGVRACRALRPSTEPSEVERRLEETEECLRLLEREGTLPPTDVPDLESVLARASHGGFVLDGRSLVDVRKLLEITARLRSFLRARAPRDGVLVHRADRLHPLPELREVLERSLDEEGAVRDEASEELANIRSSLRSLRDEITRRLERLVHRASLSDVIAEPYVTIRNNRFVVPVRPHYAQKLQGIVQDRSASGETLFLEPLFAVELNNALLMGVREEERVVRKILADLSDLVRSRLPEIRESFEAAVEFDVLVARARFAERHRCTRPKLGASLSLRGARHPLLEDSRPVVPVDLLLPEGKRALVLTGPNTGGKTAALKTAGLASLMAQTGLLVPAEPGSEVPVWRGIFVDIGDEQSLERNLSTFSAHVANLRGIFDDLEPPALVLLDEPGVGTDPEEGAKLATALLETLVGRGACVLATTHHREVKVRALAREDWSVAAVEFDPRALVPRYRLVYGSPGESFGLLVAEKLGLPSEVVEAARRTSSGSEREVDAARARLEEFRRGYEARAADLRAREASLAEREEFLRRREAELADLLGELEKRKREVRQEERHRLAEFLGQLRAEARGLLEKIRTGEAGRAELERFVEKSRARIRRETEHEEARGPLPRPRLEKGMTVELLDGGFRGELVSVAGEKAWVRRGAMRIEVPLSRLRPSSGERKAPEAPVRTPPPDAPTEIMLVGLRAREAIERLETFLDRAALAGHDSVRVVHGVGSGALRRAIHAYLEASPYCGRYRPADASEGGPGVTVVEIGPVPPR, via the coding sequence GTGCGGCAGCACGACCTCGACGCGCTCGAATTTCCGGCTTTGCTCGAGCGCCTCTCGGGTTTCGCCCGGTCCCCGGCCGGCGTGCGCGCCTGCCGTGCCTTGCGCCCGTCGACCGAGCCGTCCGAGGTCGAGCGCAGGCTCGAAGAAACCGAAGAGTGTCTGCGGCTTCTCGAGCGGGAGGGTACGCTGCCGCCCACGGACGTGCCCGACCTCGAGAGCGTGCTCGCGCGGGCGAGCCACGGGGGTTTCGTGCTCGACGGCCGGTCGCTCGTCGACGTCCGAAAACTCCTCGAGATCACGGCACGGCTTCGCTCGTTCCTCCGGGCACGCGCGCCCCGAGACGGAGTACTCGTGCACCGGGCGGACCGGCTCCACCCGCTCCCGGAACTCCGGGAGGTCCTGGAACGGTCCCTGGACGAGGAAGGTGCCGTGCGAGACGAAGCGAGCGAGGAACTCGCGAACATCCGGTCCTCGCTCCGGAGTCTCCGGGACGAAATCACGCGGAGGCTCGAGCGTCTGGTCCACCGGGCCTCGCTCTCGGACGTGATCGCGGAGCCCTACGTCACGATACGCAACAACCGGTTCGTCGTCCCGGTTCGGCCGCACTACGCACAGAAGCTGCAGGGAATCGTGCAGGACCGTTCCGCGTCGGGCGAGACGCTTTTTCTCGAGCCCCTTTTCGCCGTCGAGCTCAACAACGCGCTGCTCATGGGCGTGCGGGAAGAAGAACGTGTCGTGCGGAAAATCCTCGCCGACCTTTCGGACCTCGTACGCTCGCGGCTCCCCGAGATCCGCGAGAGCTTCGAGGCGGCCGTGGAGTTCGACGTCCTGGTGGCCCGGGCCCGCTTCGCGGAGCGTCACCGCTGCACGCGGCCGAAGCTCGGCGCGAGCCTCTCGCTGCGAGGCGCTCGCCACCCGCTTCTCGAGGACAGCCGCCCCGTCGTACCCGTCGACCTCCTTTTGCCCGAGGGGAAACGGGCGCTCGTCCTCACGGGACCCAACACGGGCGGGAAGACGGCGGCGCTCAAGACCGCGGGTCTCGCGAGCCTCATGGCGCAGACGGGTCTCCTCGTGCCCGCCGAGCCCGGGAGCGAAGTTCCGGTGTGGCGGGGGATCTTCGTCGACATCGGCGACGAGCAGAGTCTCGAGCGAAACCTGTCCACGTTCTCGGCCCACGTCGCGAACCTGCGGGGCATTTTCGACGACCTCGAACCTCCTGCTCTCGTCCTTCTCGACGAGCCCGGCGTAGGAACCGATCCCGAGGAAGGCGCGAAGCTTGCCACGGCCCTCCTCGAGACGCTCGTCGGGAGGGGAGCGTGCGTGCTGGCCACGACGCACCACCGGGAAGTGAAGGTACGGGCGCTGGCACGCGAGGACTGGTCGGTTGCGGCGGTGGAATTCGACCCTCGTGCACTCGTGCCCCGCTACCGGCTCGTGTACGGTTCGCCGGGCGAAAGCTTCGGGCTGCTCGTGGCCGAAAAGCTCGGGCTCCCCTCCGAAGTGGTCGAGGCCGCCCGGCGTACGTCGTCGGGCAGCGAGCGGGAAGTCGACGCGGCTCGTGCCAGACTCGAGGAGTTCCGGAGGGGCTACGAGGCTCGGGCCGCCGACCTCCGGGCGCGCGAAGCCTCGCTGGCCGAACGGGAGGAGTTCCTGCGGAGGAGGGAGGCCGAGCTCGCGGACCTTCTCGGGGAACTCGAGAAGAGGAAGCGAGAGGTCCGGCAGGAGGAGCGGCATCGGCTCGCGGAGTTCCTCGGACAGCTCCGTGCCGAGGCGCGCGGCCTTCTCGAGAAGATCCGGACGGGCGAGGCCGGACGGGCCGAGCTCGAACGTTTCGTCGAGAAGAGCCGGGCCCGGATTCGGCGCGAGACGGAGCACGAGGAGGCCCGGGGTCCCCTGCCTCGTCCCCGGCTCGAGAAGGGAATGACCGTCGAGCTCCTGGACGGCGGGTTTCGCGGCGAGCTGGTGAGCGTAGCGGGGGAAAAAGCCTGGGTGCGGCGCGGAGCCATGCGAATCGAGGTGCCGCTTTCCCGCCTGCGCCCTTCGTCCGGCGAGCGGAAGGCTCCGGAGGCGCCCGTGCGGACGCCCCCGCCGGACGCTCCCACCGAGATCATGCTCGTGGGACTCCGGGCGCGGGAAGCCATCGAACGGCTCGAGACGTTTCTCGACCGGGCGGCTCTAGCCGGGCACGACTCGGTTCGCGTCGTTCACGGCGTGGGAAGCGGCGCCCTCCGCCGAGCGATCCACGCCTACCTCGAAGCCTCGCCTTACTGCGGCCGTTACCGGCCCGCCGACGCTTCCGAAGGGGGTCCGGGGGTGACCGTCGTCGAGATCGGGCCCGTCCCGCCTAGATGA
- a CDS encoding 1-acyl-sn-glycerol-3-phosphate acyltransferase, protein MSRSPDPPASSGVRALPAFLSLPGLRAGWNFVWGLAADALVCLYTVLLGLPCIALTLATRKGWPVDVFFKVWSRWIVRTCGMDIEVRGLENVDLSGRYVILSNHLSNLDIPATVAALPMKIRFVAKKELLRVPIFGQALRMSDHIVIDRDNPAEAVETINRRATEQASEGFCVLFYAEGTRSPDGKIGRFKKGGVVFALRTGLPILPLTVSGTRKFLPKDSLRIRPGGKVRLVLDRPIPTEGLGLEQRDELNERVREIIVRNYDETL, encoded by the coding sequence ATGAGCCGGAGTCCCGATCCGCCGGCGAGCTCGGGGGTCCGAGCGCTCCCGGCTTTTCTCTCCCTTCCCGGGCTGCGCGCGGGTTGGAACTTCGTCTGGGGGCTCGCAGCCGACGCCCTCGTTTGCCTTTACACGGTCCTCCTCGGCCTCCCCTGCATCGCTCTCACCCTCGCGACCCGCAAGGGCTGGCCCGTCGACGTCTTTTTCAAGGTCTGGAGCCGCTGGATCGTGCGCACCTGCGGGATGGACATCGAAGTTCGGGGGCTCGAGAACGTGGACCTCTCGGGCCGGTACGTCATCCTTTCGAACCATCTGAGCAACCTCGACATCCCGGCCACCGTGGCGGCGCTTCCCATGAAAATCCGCTTCGTCGCCAAAAAAGAGCTGCTCCGCGTCCCCATCTTCGGGCAGGCGCTGCGCATGAGCGACCACATCGTGATCGACCGCGACAATCCGGCCGAGGCCGTCGAGACGATCAACCGGCGGGCGACCGAACAGGCGAGCGAAGGCTTCTGCGTCCTCTTCTACGCCGAAGGAACGCGGAGCCCGGACGGCAAGATCGGGCGCTTCAAGAAGGGCGGCGTGGTCTTCGCGCTCAGGACGGGTCTGCCGATCCTGCCGCTCACCGTGAGCGGCACGAGAAAATTCCTGCCGAAGGACTCGCTCCGGATCCGCCCGGGCGGCAAGGTGCGGCTGGTCCTCGACCGCCCGATCCCCACCGAAGGGCTGGGACTCGAACAGCGGGACGAGCTCAACGAACGGGTGCGGGAAATCATCGTCCGGAACTACGACGAAACTCTCTGA